One stretch of Pirellulales bacterium DNA includes these proteins:
- a CDS encoding NAD(P)/FAD-dependent oxidoreductase: MKWDVVVVGAGAAGLVAAERAASRGLRTLLLEKNRKPGVKILISGGTRCNLTHATDARGIVTAYGSPGRFLHSALAKLGPQDLVALVEAEGVATKIEPDTGKIFPASDRALDVANAFVARLRRTDAELALGEALLDVERTEYGFRLDTSQRTLETKTLVITTGGQSYPGCGTTGDGYRFATKLGHGLIPPRPALVPVTISTSWVQDLAGVTIPDTVLRVIEPASDGTKPRVLGTRRGSLLFAHFGLTGPVALDISRVISGHERPQSLRIECDFLPNITPAALDEQIKSAATDAGKKQIISFVPDTVPRRLAEAVLKDAGLAADKKGGELGKADRALLVRALKQATIVVNGTRGFLKAEVTAGGIPLAEVDSRDMQSKIVPGLYLAGEVLDLDGPIGGYNFQAAFSTGWLAGLSV, translated from the coding sequence ATGAAGTGGGATGTGGTGGTCGTGGGGGCGGGCGCGGCGGGACTGGTCGCGGCCGAGCGTGCCGCCTCGCGTGGGCTGCGCACGCTGCTCTTGGAGAAGAACCGCAAGCCCGGTGTGAAGATCCTCATCTCGGGCGGGACTCGCTGTAACCTGACTCACGCGACTGACGCGCGCGGCATCGTCACCGCCTACGGATCGCCAGGCCGTTTCCTGCATTCGGCACTCGCTAAGCTCGGCCCGCAAGATCTGGTCGCGCTGGTCGAAGCCGAGGGGGTCGCCACGAAGATCGAGCCCGATACCGGCAAGATTTTTCCCGCAAGCGATCGCGCCCTCGATGTCGCCAACGCGTTTGTCGCGAGGCTACGACGCACGGATGCCGAACTAGCATTGGGAGAAGCGCTGCTCGACGTCGAGCGCACCGAATACGGCTTTCGGCTGGATACTTCACAGCGAACGCTCGAAACAAAAACACTCGTCATCACCACAGGTGGGCAATCGTATCCCGGTTGCGGCACCACCGGTGACGGCTACCGATTTGCCACGAAGCTAGGGCACGGCCTGATCCCGCCCCGGCCGGCACTGGTGCCGGTAACGATTTCGACCTCCTGGGTGCAGGATCTGGCCGGCGTCACGATTCCTGACACCGTCTTGCGCGTGATCGAGCCGGCGAGCGACGGGACGAAGCCACGAGTTCTCGGCACGCGGCGAGGCTCGTTGTTGTTCGCCCACTTCGGCCTGACGGGACCCGTGGCCCTCGACATTAGTCGCGTGATTAGCGGGCACGAACGACCGCAGTCGCTGCGCATCGAGTGCGATTTCTTGCCAAACATTACGCCGGCCGCGCTCGACGAGCAAATTAAGTCCGCCGCGACAGACGCGGGCAAGAAGCAGATCATCTCGTTCGTGCCGGATACGGTGCCGCGCCGCCTGGCCGAAGCCGTGTTGAAAGACGCCGGCCTCGCCGCTGATAAAAAAGGAGGCGAGCTCGGCAAAGCGGACCGGGCGCTATTGGTCCGCGCGCTGAAGCAAGCCACGATCGTGGTGAACGGCACGCGCGGCTTCTTAAAGGCCGAAGTCACGGCCGGCGGCATCCCGCTCGCGGAAGTTGACTCGCGCGACATGCAAAGCAAAATCGTGCCAGGACTATACCTGGCCGGCGAAGTCCTCGACCTCGACGGCCCCATCGGCGGCTACAATTTTCAGGCCGCCTTCAGCACCGGCTGGCTGGCGGGCTTGAGTGTGTGA
- a CDS encoding M42 family metallopeptidase, with the protein MDAAPLEFFKKILETPSPSGFEQPVQEIVRNYLKEYADKITTDLHGNVIAVKNPDAKVRLMFAGHCDQIGLLVQHIDAEGFIYAQTIGGWDPQVLIGQPMTVWTASGPIPAIIARKAIHLLTDEERKQVVKLKDLWIDIGAKDKEEAAKVVRIGDPVTMQLGLHPMRNDCAFATAMDDKSGLWTVVEAFRRATLRKLDIGLYCASTVQEEIGLRGAQTASFSIDPQIGIAVDVTHATDCPTVDKKQEGDVRLGGGPVIYRGPNMNPRVVDRLVQVAEKGAVPYQMAASGRATGTDANAMQVSRAGMATGLVSIPNRYMHSPVEMISLTDIDHTANLLAGFALSVKSTDDFTP; encoded by the coding sequence ATGGACGCTGCCCCGCTCGAGTTTTTCAAGAAGATCCTGGAAACTCCCAGCCCGTCGGGCTTCGAACAGCCAGTTCAAGAAATTGTCCGCAACTACCTGAAAGAGTACGCCGACAAGATCACCACCGACCTGCACGGCAATGTCATCGCGGTGAAGAATCCGGACGCCAAGGTGCGTTTGATGTTTGCCGGGCATTGCGACCAGATCGGCCTGCTAGTGCAGCACATCGACGCCGAAGGTTTCATCTACGCCCAGACGATCGGCGGCTGGGACCCGCAGGTCCTGATCGGCCAGCCGATGACGGTCTGGACCGCCAGCGGCCCGATCCCGGCGATCATCGCCCGCAAGGCGATCCATTTGCTGACCGACGAAGAGCGTAAGCAAGTGGTGAAGCTGAAGGACCTGTGGATCGACATCGGCGCGAAGGATAAGGAAGAGGCCGCCAAGGTCGTCCGCATTGGCGATCCCGTCACCATGCAACTCGGCTTGCACCCCATGCGCAACGACTGCGCCTTCGCCACGGCCATGGACGATAAGTCGGGCCTGTGGACGGTCGTCGAGGCGTTTCGTCGCGCGACATTGCGCAAGCTTGATATCGGCCTGTACTGCGCCTCGACCGTGCAAGAAGAGATCGGCCTGCGCGGCGCGCAAACGGCCAGCTTCAGTATCGATCCGCAGATCGGCATCGCGGTCGACGTTACGCACGCCACGGATTGTCCGACGGTCGACAAGAAGCAAGAAGGGGATGTCCGCCTCGGCGGTGGGCCGGTGATCTACCGCGGGCCGAACATGAACCCGCGCGTGGTCGATCGCCTGGTACAAGTTGCGGAAAAGGGGGCGGTGCCGTACCAGATGGCCGCCAGCGGCCGCGCCACCGGTACCGACGCCAACGCCATGCAAGTCAGCCGCGCCGGCATGGCCACCGGCCTGGTCAGCATCCCGAACCGCTACATGCACAGCCCGGTGGAAATGATCTCACTGACGGACATCGACCACACAGCCAATCTACTGGCCGGCTTCGCGCTGAGCGTGAAGTCGACGGACGATTTCACGCCGTGA